GTCAGCGAGTGCCGTAGGTAGTGAGGGTACTCTCTATAGAGCATATTCTTTCAAGGGCAAGATCTCTTGTTGGCCGCTTATAGGAAGTTAGATATTCCCCTACTGTAGATCGAATCAACTGACGTTGGACGTGATATTTTCCGAACAAAGGACTCCTATGAGAATACTGGTTACCGGTGGAGCGGGATTTTTAGGCAGCCATTTATGCGAGTCTCTCGTTGAGCAAGGCCATACCGTGGTCTGCATGGATAACCTGGTGACAGGCCGGGTGGAAAATGTGGCGCACCTGATGGGAAACGAACGGTTTTCCTTCATGAAGTACAATGTGTGCGACTATCTCCATATTGAGGGAGGGTTGGATGCCATCCTGCATTTCGCCTCGCCGGCCAGTCCTCAGGATTACCTTGAGTTGCCGATCGCCACGTTAAAGGTGGGAGCGTTAGGGACGCACAAAGCCCTGGGTTTGGCCAAGGCCAAAGGCGCCAGGCTGCTCCTGGCGAGTACGTCGGAAGTCTATGGCGATCCGCTGGTCAATCCGCAGCCGGAGTCCTACTGGGGCAATGTCAATCCGATCAGCCCCCGCGGCGTCTACGACGAAGCGAAACGGTTTGCCGAAGCCATGACCATGGCCTATCACCGGTATCATGGGGTGGATACCAGGATCGTCCGTATCTTCAATACTTTTGGCCCCCGCATGCGTCCGCATGATGGGCGAGTGGTGTCGAACTTCATTGTTCAGGCGCTGCAAGGCAAGCCGCTCAGCGTGTTTGGCGATGGTGCGCAGACGCGCAGTTTCTGTTATGTGGACGATTTGGTACGGGGCATTCTGGCCTTGCTGATGATCGATTCGGACCGGAGTGTGGAACAACGCACGGACCGCAAGTTCCTCCATGCCAAAAATAACGGCGAGGGCGGCGACAGCATCCATAATCCGGTGAATATCGGCAACCCCCGCGAGTTGACGGTGTTGGAGATTGCCAAGCTGGTGATCGAGCTGACCTGCTCATCCAGCCAGATTACGTACCATCCGTTGCCGGCCGACGATCCCAAGGTGCGGCGGCCTGACATCACGCGCGCACGCACGCTGCTCAAGTGGGAGCCTCAGGTGCCGCTGGAGGAGGCGTTGGTCCGTACGATCAAGTATTTCAAGCAGGTCCTCGCTTAACCAGACAGATTGAACAGGCGAGATAGGCTTTCCCCGCCCGTCTCGCCTGTCCCGCCGTTTTCGCCCGTCGCGCGGCACTGCTTGACCCCCTTCAAACTCGCACGGTATCCTGTCCTCCGCGTCATATTTTATGGAGAAGGGTTAAGCATGTCATCTGATCTCGAACCGCAGCGCGACACGGCCGTAGTTTCTGCCGAATCAACGGATCTTCAAGACGTTCCGCTTCAGCCGATTCCAGAGTATGTCCAGGAGTTGGTGGCGCGAGCCAAACAGGCGGCTGGGCGGCTGGCGACGTTCTCCACAGCGGTCAAGAATCGGGCTCTCGAGGCGATGGCCGATGCCTTGGATGAAAAAAAAGAGCAGCTCCTCGAAGCGAATGCAAAGGATGTCGAGGCCTTTGGCTCAACGCCGGAGAAGAAGGCGATGGCTGACCGGCTCCGGCTCACGGACAAGCGGATTGCGGAGATGTCAGCCGGCATCCGGGAAGTCGCGAAGCTGCCCGATCCGTTGGGCGACATGCCGAAGATGTGGACCAGGCCGAACGGGATGCAGGTGGGGCGTGTGCGGGTGCCGATCGGCGTCATCGGCATCATCTATGAATCCCGCCCGAACGTCACGGCCGATTCCGCCGCGCTCTGCTTGAAGTCCGGCAATGTCTGCGTCCTGCGGGGCGGCAGCGAAGCGATTCATTCGAACACCGCCATTGCGGCGGTGCTGGCCGAAGCGGCAGAGAAGGCAGGCGTGCCTCCCGGCGCCATCACCTTTGTCGAACGGCCTGATCGGGAAGTCGTGCCGGTGCTGCTGAAAAAAGACCGGTATATCGATTTGATCATCCCGCGCGGCGGGCCATCGCTCATGAAGACGATTGCCGAACATGCCACCATTCCGGTTGTGAAGCATGATGCCGGGATCTGCCACATCTATGTGGATGCGGATGCCGATCAGGCGCAGGCCGAATCGATTTGTGTGAATGCCAAGGCCCAGCGGCCTTCGACCTGTAATGCGATGGAAACCTTGCTGGTCCATCAATCGATTGCCAGGACCTTTCTCCCTCGCCTCATGGACAAGTTGACGGCCGCCAAGGTGGAAGTGCGCGGCTGTCCGAAGACCTGCCAGCTCTTGCCAGAGGCGAAGCCTGCTGCTGAGGATGATTACGGGAAGGAATTTTTGGACCTGATTCTGGCGGTGAAGGTGGTGAAGCATATGGACGAGGCGATGGAACACATCGCCAAGTATGGCTCCCAACACACCGAAGCGATCGTGACCACCGATTATCAGCGGGCCATGCGGTTTTTGCGCGAGGTCGATGCGGGGGCGGTGCTGGTGAATGCCTCCACGCGGCTCAATGACGGCTATCAATTCGGTCTCGGCGCCGAAATCGGGATCAGCACCTCCCGCATCCATGCCCGGGGTCCGATGGGGTTGGAAGAATTGACCTGCTCGAAGTTTGTCGTCATGGGGAGCGGTCAGATCCGCGAGTAAATGCCAGACGATCCCGTTCGCACCGCATTCTCGTTTCCCGGAGCGATCCAGTTTCCCGACAACCGTGATCTGGCTCAACGGTTCGACCAGGCCGGCGGGCGAGTCGTCCGTCAGACTTCCGGCCATCTGGTGTTCTATCGGCCGGACGGGCGCCGCATGCTGGCCGCTGATCCTGCCGGCCACCCGCTCCATGAATGCGAATGGGGACAGGATGCGAAAGGGGCTGCCGTTCTTGTGCGGGCCCGCTTGCGGCTCGACTGGGGGCGGTGGGTGGGGCTGAAGCCGGGCGGCTTGGTGAATGAGACGCGGCTTAATCTGGCCACGAAGCCGGGCTGGCAGCGGCTGAAGGCGGAAGACCTGCGGCAGATGGCGGCGCAGGCGATGCGCGTGCCTATTGAAGAAGTTCGGTTCTTTTACGGGGACGACGATCTCGTCATCGATGCGCATGGCCAGGCGACGATTCGGCATCGCAAAGACGCCTTCTATGTGCTGGAGGACGGCTCCTTCGACCATGCCCGCTTCATGTCCTGCATGGGGGCGATGCATTGGGACCGGATTGATTTCCTGCCGGTCGTTGAACTCTTCAAATCCTTATTGCCTGGCACCGGCTCCGCCGCGTTTGAACTGATTCGCGGTCTCTACGACGATCAGAACGAGGGCCAGCCAAGCCCGCGGCCCTTGCGCTATCGGGGCATTCCCACCTATCCCTCGGAAGCGGCCTTTGCACTCTTCAGCAGTTTCTTCACGGCACAGGCCCCGGGCGGGGGAGAGCCGATGGCTTTGTTTATGGATCCGTCGCGCGCCCATCAGCTCACGTGGCTGCCGTCGCGCGCCCTGCCCTTGCGCTATTTCGACGAGGCTCAGCGCCTCTGTGTGACGGTGCGGGGCGGCCAGTTGGTGAAGGCGACGTGTGCTGACGATCCAGCAGGACTGTCCTATGCCAATCCCAAGGGGCGGCGAGTGGCGGCCTGGGATCGCATGGCCACGATTGTCGATGGGCGTCTTCGGTTGAAGGATCGGGATCGTACGACGGAACTGAGCCTGCCGCAGGGCGCCGGCGGGTCTATGGCCACTGAAGGGGGAGCCACCGTCAGTTCCGTCGATTGGCGATCGGTCTTTGTGCAGGGCGTTCCGGCCGTTGAGCCGGGGGAAGTCTTTGGGGCTGTGCTCTTGTATCCGCAGGATGAAACACCGGTCGGAGAACTGGCGGCGCAACCGTTTGTGGCGGACTATCTGCAAGATCTGGCGGAACAGGACCGTGAGATCGGCCAGATTCTCTTGCGGGCTGAGCGGATATTGATTGAGAACGGCGACGCGGTCATTTCGACCTGCCTCCCATTCGATCGTCCTCGAGACGTGTCCGTCACCGTCTGGCATCCGGCCTTTGCGTACAAGCAAGCCCAGCAACTGTGGACCCAGTGCCACGAAATCCAACGGTGGGAGTGGCTCCAGCGGACACAGTTCACGCTCGCCAGTGCTCAGCCTCCAGTGACATCGGTCGGCGCCTCCCATGACCTTGCCTATGTGTGGGTTCCCTATGCTGAATTTGAGCAGGCGAGTCTGCTCGTGGCCCGCCTGCGCCTGCTCGCCCAGCGGACCAAGACCGGCGGGAATGCCTTCGTCGTCGGCCCAGCGCGTCTGGGAGACGAGTTGCCGAAGGCCGGGTTTCAGCTGTGCTGGCAGGAAGCGGTGGAGAGGCTTCCGACGTTTGCCATGCACAAGACGATTTTGCCGAAAGCCAAGCTGCGCAGCGGGCTGACTCTCTTTCACGTCCGCCGCATGTAACCTCTTGCGCCGATCCGCCTCCTTCGATTACTGTCATCCTCATGAGCGAGCCGACCCAAGAACAGATGCCTGCCGAAGAGGCGGGAGACAAGATCGTCATCTACTGGGAGCGGGAGTACTCCACGGCCTTTCCCCCGGAGCGGCTGAAGCTGGATTTCCATCCCCATCGGCCGATGTTGAATAATATGACGCTGGATGAGCAACGGGCGCTGGCCGCCAGCGGATACAAGGTGGTGCCGGACGACTGCGGGCCGGTGCGCACCGTCGGCAGCTATGGCTGGCTCATCCGCTGCCCCGCGGATATCAAATTGCGCCGGACGGCCGAGGGGGTCAAGTGGCAATCGCCGCCGATTCAACCGGAAGAGCGGCTGCTGGGCTACAAAACGTTCTCCGGCATGTATGTCGACCTGATTCTGAACAGCGGGTATCCTAAACTCTGCTGCGGGATTCGCTTCTACTATCCCAAGCACGTTGGCCTCATGATGAAGGATCTTCCCAACCCCTTCTTCCACCTTCCTGATCGGACCTTTAGTATCTGGGAGGGGATTAAAACGCAGGAGTATAAACGCACGCCGAACCAATATGACTGGCTGCCGGATTACGAAGCCTTCACCGCCAATTTTCTCCTGCAACTGCACAAGCCCACCACGATCAAGCGCGGCGACCCCATCGGGTTGGTGCTGCCCGTCCTGCTGCCCAAGCAATTCACCCTCGAAGAAATCACGCGTCCATAATCGTGTCCCCTTAGAATAATCAGCTATGCCGGCGAGGCTGTCCGCTGCCCCCTCGAATCCCTGCCTTGACAGGCTTCTGAGCCGTCAGTAAGATGCAGCTGCCTTTAACGCTCATCCTGCGAGGTGAGCAAGGAGACGATATGAGAACCCAACCCGGCGATGGCCGGATTCACGACGTGAACCTTCTTGCCCGCTCAGGCGAGAGGGTTTTTTTATGTCCTCAAGAAGACGTGAAATGTAACGGGTGACGAGTGATGGGGTGGGGGAAAATCTAGCGGGTGGAGCGTCAACAGTGACTACGGATAAACAGAACGAACGGTTGATCATGGATGCCGGGGATATGGGCCGGGCGCTGACGCGCATTGCCCATGAAATTCTTGAGCGCAATAAAGGCGTGAAGGACCTGGCGCTCGTCGGGATTCGAACGGGCGGTGTGCATCTGGCGCACCGGTTGGCGAAGCGGATTGAAGAGATCGAGCGGGTGGCGGTGCCGATCGGCGATTTGGACATCACCCTCTATCGTGACGACTTGTCGCTGCGCAAGGAGCAGCCGGTGTTGCGCACGACCTCGGTGCCGTTCGACGTGTCGGACAAGGTGGTGGTGCTGGTGGACGATGTGCTGTTCACGGGGCGCACGATCCGCGCGGCGATGGATGGGTTGATGGATCTGGGCCGGCCGGCTGAAATTCAGCTGGCGGTGCTCGTGGATCGCGGCCATCGGCAGCTGCCGATCAAGGCCACCTATATCGGAAAGAATCTGCCGACGTCGCGGGAAGAAAACGTGCAAGTGCTGTTGGAGGAACTCGGCGAGGATGACCGGGTGGTCATTTTTAAGGCCGGATCCTGAAAGGGCTGTGCGTGTGGGATCGGAACGTGAGCGGAGGTTGCCATGAGCCTCAAAGATAAACACCTCCTCAGTCTGGCTTCTCTGTCGGTGGACGAGATTGCCTTGATTCTCGAGACGGCGGACTCCTTCAAGGAAGTCAGCGGCCGTGAGATCAAGAAGGTGCCAGCGCTGCGCGGGCGCACCGTCGTCAACCTGTTCTTTGAGCCAAGTACGAGAACGCGCACCTCGTTTGAATTGGCCGCCAAGCGGCTGAGCGCGGACGTCATCAATTTTTCTCCCTCGTCGAGCAGCGTGGTCAAGGGGGAAACCCTGCTCGATACGGCGCGAAATATCGAGGCGATGCAGGCGGATATCATCGTGCTGCGCCATTCGTCGGCCGGGGCTGCCGAGACCTTGGCGCGCGGGGTGAAGTCGTCGGTGATCAATGCGGGCGACGGCTGGCATGAGCATCCGACGCAGGCGCTGCTCGATCTCTATACGATTCGCGAGCGGGGGCTGCCGTTTCAAGGATTGCGCGTGGCCATCGTCGGCGACGTGGCGCATAGCCGGGTGGCGCGCTCCAACATCTTGGCCCTGACGAAGCTCGGCGCCGAGGTGCGGGTGGTGGGGCCGGCCACGATGATTCCCTTCGGCATTGAAAAACTTGGCGTGACGGTATTTCACCATCTCGACGAGGGGTTGCAGGATGTGCAGGTGATTATGATGTTGCGGCTCCAGCTGGAGCGGCAGGGGAAGGCGCTGTTCCCGACCATCCGTGAATATGCGCGGCTGTACGGATTGACGGCGGAGCGGGTGAAGCTGGC
The Nitrospira sp. genome window above contains:
- a CDS encoding UDP-glucuronic acid decarboxylase family protein, which produces MRILVTGGAGFLGSHLCESLVEQGHTVVCMDNLVTGRVENVAHLMGNERFSFMKYNVCDYLHIEGGLDAILHFASPASPQDYLELPIATLKVGALGTHKALGLAKAKGARLLLASTSEVYGDPLVNPQPESYWGNVNPISPRGVYDEAKRFAEAMTMAYHRYHGVDTRIVRIFNTFGPRMRPHDGRVVSNFIVQALQGKPLSVFGDGAQTRSFCYVDDLVRGILALLMIDSDRSVEQRTDRKFLHAKNNGEGGDSIHNPVNIGNPRELTVLEIAKLVIELTCSSSQITYHPLPADDPKVRRPDITRARTLLKWEPQVPLEEALVRTIKYFKQVLA
- a CDS encoding glutamate-5-semialdehyde dehydrogenase, with translation MSSDLEPQRDTAVVSAESTDLQDVPLQPIPEYVQELVARAKQAAGRLATFSTAVKNRALEAMADALDEKKEQLLEANAKDVEAFGSTPEKKAMADRLRLTDKRIAEMSAGIREVAKLPDPLGDMPKMWTRPNGMQVGRVRVPIGVIGIIYESRPNVTADSAALCLKSGNVCVLRGGSEAIHSNTAIAAVLAEAAEKAGVPPGAITFVERPDREVVPVLLKKDRYIDLIIPRGGPSLMKTIAEHATIPVVKHDAGICHIYVDADADQAQAESICVNAKAQRPSTCNAMETLLVHQSIARTFLPRLMDKLTAAKVEVRGCPKTCQLLPEAKPAAEDDYGKEFLDLILAVKVVKHMDEAMEHIAKYGSQHTEAIVTTDYQRAMRFLREVDAGAVLVNASTRLNDGYQFGLGAEIGISTSRIHARGPMGLEELTCSKFVVMGSGQIRE
- the pyrR gene encoding bifunctional pyr operon transcriptional regulator/uracil phosphoribosyltransferase PyrR; protein product: MTTDKQNERLIMDAGDMGRALTRIAHEILERNKGVKDLALVGIRTGGVHLAHRLAKRIEEIERVAVPIGDLDITLYRDDLSLRKEQPVLRTTSVPFDVSDKVVVLVDDVLFTGRTIRAAMDGLMDLGRPAEIQLAVLVDRGHRQLPIKATYIGKNLPTSREENVQVLLEELGEDDRVVIFKAGS
- a CDS encoding aspartate carbamoyltransferase catalytic subunit — translated: MSLKDKHLLSLASLSVDEIALILETADSFKEVSGREIKKVPALRGRTVVNLFFEPSTRTRTSFELAAKRLSADVINFSPSSSSVVKGETLLDTARNIEAMQADIIVLRHSSAGAAETLARGVKSSVINAGDGWHEHPTQALLDLYTIRERGLPFQGLRVAIVGDVAHSRVARSNILALTKLGAEVRVVGPATMIPFGIEKLGVTVFHHLDEGLQDVQVIMMLRLQLERQGKALFPTIREYARLYGLTAERVKLADPKAIVMHPGPINRGVEIAPDVADSLSSVILDQVANGVAVRMGVLYLMSGAN